From the Actinomycetota bacterium genome, one window contains:
- a CDS encoding DUF3343 domain-containing protein, whose product MRFWSRSRPSRGKNVSSRGRGLILFKAVQGALRAEKVLKKNGCNFKLVAPPPALRKGCDLAIEVATVEQIGIERVLRENEIETLGEIIPLDVESQKPLDIIKVTKFDNWVMVRAGNMKITFDKGSGTILNISGGGCPDVPYLHLELIDKELTKAPRPRDLGYTLCALMLDRAYEESLSIFKREKCY is encoded by the coding sequence ATGAGATTTTGGTCTAGATCGAGACCTTCCCGAGGCAAAAACGTATCCTCAAGGGGAAGGGGCTTAATCCTATTCAAAGCGGTTCAGGGAGCATTAAGAGCGGAGAAGGTTCTCAAGAAAAATGGTTGTAACTTCAAATTGGTTGCTCCACCACCGGCTTTGCGAAAAGGATGCGACCTTGCAATCGAAGTGGCTACAGTGGAGCAGATTGGGATCGAACGGGTACTTCGCGAAAATGAGATTGAAACTCTGGGAGAAATCATTCCACTTGATGTAGAGAGTCAGAAGCCTTTGGATATTATAAAGGTAACTAAGTTTGACAACTGGGTGATGGTCAGAGCGGGCAATATGAAGATCACCTTCGATAAGGGGAGTGGCACTATCCTGAATATCTCAGGTGGAGGCTGCCCAGATGTTCCCTATCTCCATCTTGAGCTGATCGATAAGGAACTCACTAAAGCTCCTAGACCAAGAGATCTTGGATACACATTGTGTGCTTTAATGCTGGATAGAGCTTATGAAGAATCATTGAGTATTTTCAAGAGGGAGAAATGTTACTAA
- the yedE gene encoding YedE family putative selenium transporter gives MKRENLLIWAAGLVVGLFAVILVVFGNPLNMGFCIACFERDIAGALGLHRAAVVQYLRPEIIGIVLGALCAALCFGEFRPEGGSSPATRFILGMFVMIGALVFLGCPLRMILRLAGGDLNAVIALIGFICGITLGVVFLKMGYNLGRSQEQRKVDGWMLPGIMIALLLLLLFKPVFNPEAGGPIFFSKEGPGAQHAIIILSLIAGLLGGFLAQRARLCLAGGIRDLILIGDSYLVQGFIAIFIVTLIGNLAIGKFNLGFVDQPIAHPEHVWNFLGMMLLGLGSILLGGCPLRQLVLAGGGNTDSALAVLGMIIGAAISHNFMLAASPKGVTIYGKIAVILGLIIACAIGLLNRERY, from the coding sequence ATCGCTTGCTTTGAAAGGGATATCGCAGGAGCTCTGGGATTGCATAGAGCAGCAGTTGTTCAATACTTACGTCCCGAAATAATCGGTATAGTATTGGGAGCTTTATGTGCCGCTCTATGCTTTGGAGAATTTCGCCCGGAGGGTGGTTCATCTCCGGCAACTCGCTTTATATTGGGAATGTTCGTCATGATTGGTGCTCTGGTATTTCTGGGTTGCCCTCTGCGCATGATTTTGCGTTTGGCGGGGGGAGATCTCAATGCCGTAATTGCTCTCATTGGCTTCATTTGTGGCATTACCCTGGGAGTAGTCTTCCTCAAGATGGGTTACAACTTGGGGCGTTCGCAGGAACAACGGAAAGTGGATGGATGGATGCTTCCCGGAATAATGATAGCCTTACTCTTATTACTTCTATTTAAACCGGTATTTAATCCCGAGGCTGGAGGTCCCATCTTCTTCAGCAAAGAGGGTCCTGGGGCGCAACATGCAATTATCATCCTCTCACTCATCGCCGGGTTACTGGGAGGGTTCCTTGCCCAGAGAGCAAGACTGTGTCTGGCTGGAGGCATTAGAGATTTAATACTGATCGGCGACAGTTATCTAGTACAGGGGTTCATCGCCATCTTCATAGTCACTTTAATTGGCAATCTTGCCATTGGGAAATTCAATCTGGGCTTCGTCGATCAACCCATTGCTCACCCCGAACACGTATGGAATTTCCTGGGAATGATGTTATTGGGCTTGGGCTCCATTTTACTTGGGGGTTGTCCCTTGCGCCAGCTGGTATTGGCGGGTGGTGGAAATACCGACTCTGCCCTCGCGGTACTAGGGATGATAATAGGTGCAGCCATTTCTCATAATTTTATGCTTGCTGCCTCCCCAAAGGGTGTAACCATCTATGGCAAGATCGCTGTGATTTTAGGGCTCATTATCGCTTGTGCCATTGGGTTGCTCAATAGAGAGAGGTATTAA
- a CDS encoding cobaltochelatase subunit CobN, with protein MNKRKILILSLLTAILLIGLLFCSQVWAEEVTQDQTGLAEATPEMSISSSESAQTSSAELSPVGTVDTTGEVTDETTSPADPTIGQPSEELENSTSGTGIVDENSTPADSDSDTGTAHLPSPEGETDDGQTTGEEAVAPEEDANSVSVEGFSEGETANEPAINLVDPRVLVIHSSTSTKMTNDAAHNIMRLIDGENYKEKGLSERLVNFDIRTTTQIGQMSPDELKSLIENADIVICEWMFEPGLSNFKNVINANPDIVKNKPNKIFLVLQSYLELTKLSQINGKLLFDGVPDSIIGDTSKKGTILYDLKNANTERLNDYKAKYYPQISDWIDAGLYFAQGGTVNYENQFKWLLKKYTELNGDKWPPDWNPAPPYTLPKEMLYRDGKIFTSLGEYLAQYPLDPSKPTVGIVEYTSPMLAGNMDHFQSMIDKLTEKDLNVIPVVGAYSGTIGDQPVNIYSAMVKFFTGAPSTAEYEANPQNYPSKIDALVSFFYFSLGSGFVDQTNQFLANINVPVFRAMTSTKRTEGEWLASDDGLLWSDTYYQIAIPETQGIIEPIFVATTEKEMDPITGAEWVSYKAIPKRIERLVNRVYNLLQLRIMDNADKRIALIYYNYPPGKQNIGASYLAVPASILEILQRLKQEGYNVGEIPQSVDEFVSIMLERGINVANWAPGILEELANNPNTILWDVDEYIAWFENLDSIAKKQLVEGPVGYIEEITKVGVKYGATDETAKAATINTIEKWTQEMISLANTYPEKSQQAIEQINKMSSALKQIMDGEDAWDAFYEAKNTFLALAIPGLIGWGEPPGNVMVVKKDGKEYFVIPGMFFGNLFIGPEPQRGWEADASKFYHSTVVPPPHQYLAWYAWVNEVFDAHAQVHVGRHATYEWLPRKQVALASFDYPDIMIADTPSVYIYIVDGVGEGLQAKRRGYAVIIDHLTPPLKTTTLYGEFVELKGLVDDYEKTPADNPMKEEYKTKIKEKIKELNLCTDLGIEDPNNITDEDIEKLHEYLMNLQQTLMPYGLHTFGKSWTDAEIALLAAAMVSADGGIDSPSLQRLLAQENGWDFDNLTLDQAEKLNNRAQEWMLLLITGQKAAADLTSKPQLQMKLNEAKGYADKIRASFGSELDALIEGLSGGYITPSSANDPIRNPEAIPTGKNFYGISENLLPTKVAWSLGKKLADMALSQLESIPEKIAAVVWCVETARDDGTMVSFVLRILGIEPTWTRAGSTDKMKATSLSTLLSDLNAMRASKGLSPLTERPRIDVVVTTSGLFRDLFGRLLINMDRSFRVALAASYDKIVEQYPDLQPSLDYALQPLIDAKYTGFKGNDPIEQNYIAKHWIELTQKYVDLGIPANDAGELAITRIFAPPVGDYGAGVNKAVEQSWTWENRDQVADVYLNRMSHSYSERGWGNTNIDLFKDLLQGITIAYHSRSTNLYGVLDNDDYYDYYGGLSMAIEKVNNGQAPSLNVLYYANPANPQVTSLLQFMTREMRTRYYNPEWIQGMMDEGYSGARTISNKFVAYLWGWQVTNPNMVQDWMWNEVTDVYVRDKYNLGVSEWLSQGKNAYAMISITGTLLTAAQKGFWQADEVTLKEIANTWANLIAQHGPSCCDCSCGNIAMMKWATSFVNSNLLLALHQALLTATGQSILTPEQLEALLPKPEQPPVVSPGHPPETSAPTTPVTRETPAGIAAMPGIQEALREVVEAAAMAPVVSPGTRPSETPRAYAAQVSPPISAGETPAEAGKAPSPGPSAGEKRAYEVKKAGVGTPAPGRGWIPLAAILGVLLFVSLGVIGYFKESILAFLIRIMRR; from the coding sequence ATGAATAAGCGCAAAATATTGATACTTTCTCTTTTAACGGCAATTCTTTTGATTGGATTACTCTTCTGTAGCCAGGTATGGGCTGAGGAGGTGACACAAGATCAAACTGGGTTGGCTGAAGCAACTCCTGAGATGAGTATATCTTCAAGTGAATCTGCTCAAACCTCGTCGGCGGAACTGTCGCCGGTAGGCACGGTAGACACGACGGGTGAGGTAACCGACGAGACTACGAGTCCGGCTGATCCTACAATAGGTCAGCCAAGTGAAGAACTAGAGAATTCAACATCAGGTACAGGTATTGTAGATGAGAACAGCACACCTGCAGATAGTGATTCTGATACTGGAACAGCCCACCTGCCATCGCCTGAAGGTGAAACTGATGATGGACAGACAACTGGTGAAGAGGCCGTAGCCCCTGAGGAGGATGCTAACTCCGTTTCTGTTGAAGGGTTTTCTGAAGGTGAAACTGCCAATGAGCCTGCGATCAATCTGGTCGACCCCAGAGTTCTTGTTATCCACTCATCGACTAGCACAAAAATGACAAATGACGCAGCACACAATATCATGAGATTAATAGATGGCGAAAATTATAAAGAAAAGGGTCTGTCAGAGCGGCTAGTGAATTTTGACATCCGTACCACCACTCAGATTGGTCAAATGAGTCCCGATGAGCTTAAAAGTCTGATCGAAAATGCAGATATCGTTATCTGTGAATGGATGTTTGAGCCCGGCTTAAGCAATTTCAAAAATGTCATCAACGCCAATCCAGATATTGTTAAAAATAAGCCCAATAAAATATTTCTTGTGCTACAAAGCTACTTGGAATTGACCAAGTTAAGTCAAATAAATGGAAAGCTTCTTTTTGATGGAGTTCCAGATAGCATTATTGGTGACACCAGCAAGAAGGGTACGATTCTATATGACCTTAAGAACGCAAACACTGAACGACTAAATGACTATAAAGCAAAATATTATCCACAGATCAGCGATTGGATAGACGCGGGGCTTTATTTTGCACAAGGTGGAACGGTGAATTATGAAAATCAATTCAAATGGCTTTTAAAAAAGTACACTGAACTCAACGGAGACAAATGGCCTCCCGACTGGAATCCAGCGCCACCATACACTTTACCAAAGGAAATGCTCTACAGAGATGGGAAAATTTTTACAAGTTTGGGTGAGTATTTAGCTCAATACCCTCTTGACCCCTCAAAACCTACAGTGGGTATCGTGGAATACACCAGTCCCATGCTCGCCGGCAACATGGATCACTTCCAAAGCATGATAGATAAGCTCACAGAAAAGGACCTGAATGTAATACCTGTAGTCGGAGCTTATTCGGGGACAATCGGAGATCAACCCGTAAATATCTATTCTGCCATGGTGAAGTTCTTCACGGGTGCTCCTTCTACAGCGGAATATGAGGCAAATCCACAAAACTACCCATCAAAAATCGATGCTTTAGTGAGCTTCTTCTACTTCTCACTTGGCTCCGGTTTTGTGGATCAAACAAATCAGTTTTTAGCCAATATCAATGTGCCGGTTTTTAGGGCTATGACCTCAACCAAAAGAACAGAGGGGGAGTGGTTGGCATCCGATGATGGACTCTTGTGGAGCGACACTTACTATCAAATTGCCATACCCGAGACGCAGGGCATTATTGAGCCCATATTTGTAGCTACGACCGAAAAAGAGATGGATCCAATAACCGGTGCTGAGTGGGTCAGCTACAAAGCAATTCCAAAGAGGATAGAGAGATTAGTAAACAGGGTCTACAACTTGTTGCAATTAAGAATTATGGATAATGCGGATAAAAGAATAGCATTGATTTACTACAATTATCCACCTGGGAAACAAAATATCGGTGCGAGTTATTTAGCAGTTCCAGCAAGTATACTTGAAATACTACAGAGGTTGAAACAGGAAGGATATAATGTCGGAGAGATTCCACAAAGCGTCGATGAATTTGTGAGTATCATGCTTGAACGAGGGATAAACGTTGCCAACTGGGCACCGGGGATTCTTGAAGAACTTGCAAATAATCCTAACACGATTCTCTGGGATGTAGATGAATATATAGCCTGGTTTGAAAATCTGGATTCAATAGCCAAAAAGCAGCTTGTGGAAGGACCGGTGGGATACATCGAGGAGATAACCAAGGTTGGAGTGAAGTATGGAGCGACAGATGAAACTGCAAAGGCTGCAACCATAAACACCATAGAAAAATGGACACAGGAGATGATAAGTCTTGCCAATACTTATCCAGAAAAGTCTCAGCAAGCTATTGAACAGATAAATAAAATGAGTTCTGCATTGAAACAAATTATGGATGGTGAAGATGCATGGGATGCATTCTACGAAGCAAAGAACACCTTCTTGGCACTGGCAATTCCTGGGCTCATTGGCTGGGGGGAACCACCAGGAAATGTGATGGTAGTTAAGAAAGACGGAAAAGAATACTTTGTTATACCTGGGATGTTCTTTGGAAATCTTTTTATAGGTCCTGAGCCACAGCGGGGGTGGGAGGCAGATGCCAGTAAGTTCTACCACAGTACAGTGGTTCCACCACCTCACCAGTATTTAGCTTGGTATGCTTGGGTAAATGAAGTGTTTGATGCCCATGCACAGGTGCACGTGGGAAGGCACGCTACCTATGAATGGCTTCCCAGAAAGCAGGTCGCTCTGGCAAGCTTTGACTATCCGGACATAATGATTGCGGATACTCCTTCGGTTTACATCTATATCGTGGATGGTGTTGGGGAAGGGCTACAAGCTAAGAGAAGAGGGTATGCGGTGATAATAGACCATCTGACGCCGCCACTGAAGACCACCACCCTTTACGGAGAATTTGTGGAGCTTAAGGGGCTGGTCGATGACTATGAGAAAACACCCGCAGATAACCCCATGAAGGAAGAGTACAAGACCAAGATAAAAGAAAAGATAAAGGAGCTCAATCTCTGTACAGATCTTGGTATAGAAGACCCAAATAATATTACCGATGAAGATATTGAGAAACTTCACGAATACCTCATGAACCTGCAACAGACTCTCATGCCTTACGGTCTACATACTTTTGGTAAATCTTGGACCGATGCGGAGATAGCGTTATTGGCTGCGGCAATGGTTTCAGCAGATGGTGGGATTGATAGTCCATCTCTACAAAGGCTTTTAGCTCAAGAGAATGGTTGGGACTTTGATAATTTAACCTTAGACCAGGCAGAAAAGTTGAACAATCGAGCACAAGAATGGATGCTTCTGTTAATAACCGGTCAAAAAGCTGCGGCTGATTTAACTTCCAAACCGCAACTTCAAATGAAGTTAAATGAGGCAAAGGGTTACGCGGATAAAATAAGGGCAAGCTTCGGCTCCGAGTTGGATGCTCTCATCGAGGGGCTCTCTGGTGGTTATATTACTCCATCCAGCGCAAATGATCCCATAAGAAATCCGGAAGCAATACCCACGGGGAAAAATTTTTATGGAATCTCCGAAAATCTTTTGCCAACCAAGGTAGCCTGGAGTCTCGGAAAGAAACTCGCAGACATGGCTTTATCTCAACTTGAGAGTATCCCGGAGAAGATAGCAGCGGTTGTCTGGTGCGTTGAAACAGCAAGGGATGATGGAACCATGGTCTCATTCGTTCTCAGAATATTGGGAATAGAGCCAACCTGGACCAGAGCCGGAAGTACAGACAAGATGAAAGCCACTTCTTTGAGCACGCTGTTGTCTGATCTCAATGCCATGAGAGCTTCCAAAGGGCTTTCTCCTTTAACAGAGAGACCTAGAATCGACGTTGTGGTTACAACCAGTGGTCTATTCAGAGACTTGTTTGGAAGACTTTTAATCAACATGGACCGTTCTTTTAGGGTAGCTTTGGCTGCTTCTTATGACAAAATAGTGGAGCAATATCCAGACTTGCAACCAAGTCTTGATTACGCATTACAACCATTGATAGATGCAAAATACACAGGTTTTAAGGGAAATGATCCAATTGAGCAAAACTACATCGCCAAGCACTGGATTGAGCTTACCCAGAAGTATGTAGACCTTGGAATACCAGCAAACGATGCTGGAGAGCTTGCCATAACAAGAATATTTGCTCCACCCGTTGGTGATTACGGCGCTGGGGTAAATAAAGCTGTGGAACAATCCTGGACCTGGGAGAATAGAGATCAAGTGGCAGATGTTTATCTCAACAGAATGAGCCATTCCTATTCTGAACGCGGTTGGGGTAATACTAACATAGACTTATTTAAAGATTTACTCCAGGGAATAACCATTGCTTATCATAGTAGGAGCACAAATCTCTATGGCGTATTGGACAACGACGACTACTACGATTACTATGGTGGGCTTTCCATGGCTATAGAGAAGGTAAATAATGGCCAGGCACCCAGTTTAAATGTTCTTTACTATGCCAATCCAGCAAATCCTCAGGTTACTTCATTGCTACAGTTTATGACCAGGGAGATGAGAACAAGATATTATAACCCAGAGTGGATTCAGGGGATGATGGATGAAGGCTACAGTGGTGCAAGAACCATATCGAATAAGTTTGTGGCTTATTTGTGGGGTTGGCAGGTTACCAATCCAAACATGGTGCAAGACTGGATGTGGAATGAGGTAACGGATGTTTATGTGAGAGACAAATACAACCTCGGGGTAAGCGAGTGGCTCTCTCAAGGAAAAAATGCCTATGCTATGATTAGTATTACCGGTACTTTACTCACCGCTGCTCAAAAAGGATTCTGGCAAGCTGATGAGGTAACTCTAAAGGAAATCGCCAATACCTGGGCAAATCTCATCGCCCAACATGGTCCCAGTTGCTGTGACTGTAGCTGTGGTAACATTGCAATGATGAAATGGGCGACGAGTTTCGTTAACTCAAATCTTCTTTTAGCTTTACATCAAGCTCTTTTAACCGCTACTGGTCAGTCCATACTCACCCCGGAACAGCTAGAGGCTTTACTTCCAAAGCCAGAGCAACCACCAGTGGTTTCACCGGGACATCCTCCTGAGACATCAGCTCCAACCACGCCAGTCACCCGCGAGACACCAGCTGGAATCGCAGCCATGCCCGGCATTCAGGAAGCCTTGAGGGAAGTTGTGGAAGCTGCGGCGATGGCACCAGTGGTTTCACCGGGGACAAGACCCAGCGAAACACCCAGAGCTTATGCGGCGCAGGTCTCACCACCAATTTCGGCAGGAGAAACTCCCGCTGAGGCTGGAAAGGCACCCTCGCCGGGACCAAGCGCAGGTGAGAAAAGAGCTTATGAAGTCAAGAAGGCTGGGGTAGGAACCCCCGCCCCTGGCAGGGGATGGATACCTTTAGCTGCCATTCTAGGTGTGCTCCTCTTTGTTAGCTTAGGGGTCATTGGCTACTTTAAGGAGAGCATCCTGGCATTTCTGATCAGGATCATGAGGAGGTAA
- a CDS encoding NAD(P)H-hydrate dehydratase, which produces MLLIAGTVPIKENFFIDGEAKFKGDHLLVDGHKISCTQGTASMVSAAAITTDYLGIDAPHVILAGDIGDGWGSKMLFRHLIDNLPKIAPGVLSLHYFLPIIPLMERVIDSVEKCVQKPILIADAGAMYAAKAAGLSSKFDVFTPDAGEMAFLADPDATHPAYIRHYLFETDITKAPELIKAAFDRGDLPKTLLVKGPKDYIANDGKILATIDEPNIPFMEAIGGTGDTITGLVSAFVHAELESHEAAIIAAKTNRMAGKFANVTPASKIWEVISQFPAVFKEHLCKWTDICSF; this is translated from the coding sequence ATGTTACTAATCGCTGGAACCGTTCCCATTAAGGAGAACTTCTTTATTGATGGAGAAGCAAAATTCAAGGGTGATCATTTATTGGTGGATGGTCATAAAATTTCCTGCACTCAAGGCACAGCATCGATGGTCAGTGCCGCAGCCATAACCACCGATTATTTAGGAATCGATGCTCCTCATGTTATCCTAGCCGGTGATATTGGTGATGGTTGGGGAAGTAAGATGCTCTTCAGGCATCTCATCGACAATCTTCCCAAAATTGCCCCAGGGGTTCTGTCGCTGCATTATTTCTTGCCTATCATACCACTAATGGAAAGAGTCATTGATTCCGTGGAAAAATGTGTCCAAAAACCCATCCTTATCGCCGATGCCGGTGCAATGTATGCGGCTAAAGCCGCTGGTTTATCATCCAAATTTGATGTATTTACTCCAGATGCTGGGGAAATGGCATTTCTAGCAGACCCGGATGCTACACATCCAGCATATATTAGACATTATCTCTTTGAAACGGATATAACCAAAGCTCCTGAGTTAATTAAAGCTGCTTTTGATCGAGGGGACTTGCCAAAAACTCTACTGGTTAAAGGGCCAAAGGATTATATAGCAAACGACGGAAAAATCTTGGCAACCATTGATGAGCCCAACATTCCCTTCATGGAGGCAATTGGTGGCACTGGTGATACCATCACTGGTTTGGTCTCCGCCTTTGTTCATGCAGAACTTGAATCCCATGAAGCAGCAATAATTGCAGCTAAAACAAATCGCATGGCGGGTAAATTTGCGAACGTTACACCCGCTTCTAAAATTTGGGAGGTCATTTCCCAATTCCCCGCAGTTTTTAAGGAACATCTCTGTAAGTGGACCGATATATGCAGTTTTTAA